ACAGCTTTGGTTCGATCAGATTCGTTTCCGCGATGTTTTCACGGAGCAGGACAAGGTAGGATCCTGATACGAAACTCCTTTCGATCGGTTCCTCTTAAGCGAAACAGTACGACGAATAGAACAAACATTGACACAATTAAACTCGAGCGTGCGTAAAATCGAATCGTAAATGGTTGGAAGCAAAGAAAAGAAACGATCGAGGAGAATTATCGGATACAGCTACGGTATTCTGAAACGCGGATGCAGAGAATGACTGCGGATGTGGTTACGGATAGAATTGCGGACGTGAATGCGGATGGTAGCGGCGATCTAATTTTCGTGATATCTCGGCACACTCGCTTGCTATTACAGAATTAAACGATCGGCGTTAAACGAGAATTAATCACCGTGTTCAACTCATATCCTTCGATTCGAAAGAACGCGTTCGAGTTCGTCAGAGTTTAAACCCGTTAAGCATCGAAGTAGTGCCGAATCACGTTTCACGGTATACCGCGCAATACACCGAAACACGGTCCTACGTTTTTATCGATCCTTAATAATTCTACGTGAATTTCTCCATCGCGTCGACCGCCGTCGATAGAAAAAAACACGTTATTTCTCCTGCGCCCATAACGTTACTCTGCGTAATTGGCCTTTAAAATAGCACGATCACACTGTCGTACGTTACGAAACGATAGAGATAATTAAACGGATGACGATTCTTGCGCAGGTGATCTaaggaaagagaaagaaaggcgAAAAAGTGAAACTGTATAATACATGGAGAAtgtagagagaagaaaaaaaaaagatgtaacGCACGCGCGCTCGTGCTCATCTCTATGTGGGTGAGCGAGTACTCAAGTACCTGGGACAGGGAGGGTTGACGGTGTAAAAGTCGGGCCTGGAACGAGCTCGGGGTGTCGATGGTATGCTGCCTAGAGAGGGCCGCATGCGGCGGAGTTACAGAACTCTGACGGAACCAAGGTAATGAGATCTTCCTGCGTGCTTTCTTCACGATTGTCGCAGGTTTTCCTGCCGGTGACGTCATGACAGTTTTGCTGCTCGTGTTTAATTCACGTGCACGAACGAGATAACCGTGTAGAAGTGGCGAGACACAGGACTGGAGATGTCATTGATCGTACGAGCGACATGGTTTCCTTAGTCTCTCGCGTTTCTCAACAGGTCAAAGAGATTCGTCCGACGATTCGCCCCTCTAACTCACCATCGAACGGATCCATTCGAACCAAGTGTCGCGCCCGTACTGATCCCGTCACCTATCGTTCCTCGTATCCTCGCCCTCCTCCACACCCTCGCATACCTTACCGTGTTTCTCACCCTTTGCCCCCTACCCCTAATCTAACCCCAACCAGCGGCCTCCCCCACCTTCTTTTCTCCACTCTACCCTCGCGCCACTTCTCTTCTGTCGTGTCCACCCGTGCACGCGCTGCAACGCGCTTGCTCGCTTTTCGATTATTCTCGAACCCCACCTAACCGCGTTCTGGATATTCGCCGCTATTGCTATCCCACTACCGATATGTACTTTAGAGCCAAATCAGGGGAAGGACGTACACACGTATGTTCGCTGTATGTACACAGATGGACGACTACTTCTGTAGTCACCGTTTTCAGTTATGAACTTCTTTCGACAACTCTCCGTTTCAGCAATAAACGAACGCGGATATTCGATAACGCGATAACACGACCACGACCCATATATCCGTCGTAATCTCGTGTGTTCCGAAATAGGGATCGAATCGATTTCTTTTTGTTTTCCATTCTGAAGTTACAAAACAGAAGTGGCCGTGTTTCGTAATAGATTCGTTAGAAAATGAATGCATATGTAGACGAATCTTTCCAATTTATCTcttaaaatgtatgttaatAGCGTTGAAACGAAATCGTGCTAATTGGTATCAATTAGCAAATGATCGAAATAACGATGCTCGAAATGTTCAAGGATGTTTTCTCACATATCCTAcgatacaaactctatttcattcgATTTCTCTCAATACGACTCGATTGCATCAATAAAACTTACATCTAAGCAAAGAGAAAGGGGAGAAAGAAGAAATTGGAGGGTGACTAATTAATATGTTTAACTTACTTTATCGGAGTCCGTAGTGTTGGTGGAACCAAAGGACGCCAAGGAGTTTCTATCCAAATTTTCAACGCTATCGTCCAGAGAAGCACACTCCTCGAGATCCCTACTAGAACGTTGACTCGAACTCTTTTTGGCAGGACTCTTGGGCATGCTTAAACTAAAATATGTTTCCTGAATAACTTCGCGCAACCTTTTAACCCACAGTTGCTTAGCATCCATGGAATTAGCTCGAAGAACAACGCGTGTATCACTGGTCGGCGCCCGACCAGTCCAGACAGCGAACTTGCATTCGTCACCCTCAATATGTTCTGTCACGCCCAATTCGGAGGTCATCAGACGGCTCTTATAAATATACTTCACCTATCATTATAAACAAACAAAATACATTCGTTCTAAACGGAATCTAGCTTGAACTTCATCATCGTGAACGAATAGCGCGATAGATTTTCCTTTCATTCGCTTACCTTCCCAGCTGAATCTTTCACCTCTTTGCTAAAAAGTAAATACAACTCGAAAAGAAATATATGCCGGTCTCTGCCCTTTCTAATCAATTGCTTAGGATCCCACACCGTAAAAGAGTCCTGGAGCACTACATCACCTAGTGTATCTATTCTAACGTCGCAACCTTCCAACATGCTCAAATGTAAGGCATCGTTTGCTTTCTTAGGCACATTTAACATTACTTCTAAGCCGTCCTTTATCTCACCCTGTCCCTCCTGGCAACAAGCCTAAATCAAATGTAAAAGTCAACAAACAGACTAAAACGGATGAAGGTATAAAGAAGTAAAGACTTGTTTCGAAACACTTATCACACACACGCGTGTGCTTCTCAATATCTGTTCAGTTACAGTATAGAAAACGTGTAAAGGATAAAGGAGATAAATGTTTGCATTTCGATCACATACCTGAAGATCTTTGAGCAGTAACTGATATTTTGTTATTCTTTGCACAGGTTTAATTAGGTAGGCAGCGATCGGATGTTCAACTCGATGTTTCCTTTGTAATTCCTCAAACCACGTCCCGCCATGAGTAACTAACAACTGATTACTTTCCGGCTTGTTTTTGCAGTATGTCACATACATATCAAATTTTGGTGCCTGATCGACGAAAATAATATATTTCGTTACCAATATTCAAGTAATTTGTAACTGGTAAGTAGAGATTAAACGGCATGAAAACTAAGAACAGTATGCATAATGCTTACCCATGTGACGAAACAATGCCCAACGTCTTCTGGCATGGTTTCGTATTTTTCAAGTTCgcgaagaaaaatattactaTGGAAATGATGAATTTCTTCCATATTGCTAAATATTACCGACTCTCGACACTGCAAACCAGGTGGAACGTTTCCTTTTCCACATCGTGTTTCTTCCAAAAAGCATCGAATACACGTTTCCAAATCTTTCACGTAGGTTCGTTCCGTTTGTAGCAGTTCAGCCATTATAAATCTATGGACATGTTACGAATGATGCTGATGACAGACACGAAAAAAAGTAATATCCGCGATCACTTAATTTGCGGGTAGTCGAGTGATTGGGAATGAAGGGAAGGCGAGGAAGAGAACATACTCTTTTCGGCGTGCTGATCTTCTTTTCTCTTCGTTTAATTCTTTCAGATCTTTCCCCTTGATTTTCTCCTCAAGTAAAGGATCAGAATTTCGATCGATGGACAGATCCTTTTGGCCGTCGTCAGATTGAATTCCAAGATCGTCTTCGATTTGAGTTTTATAGCAATCCATACGTGTACTAAAATCCTTGTATCGTTGATCCACTTCAGCAACAGACTGTTTGATCGCTGCCGCATGAGCGTGACCCTTTTCGACCAAATTGTCAGCAAGTTGGATCAACAACTTCACCCTTTCTCTCGTTTCCTACCATGCAAACGAGTAgaaaagtaaataaaaaaaagccATAGAATATTTCTATTGTTTATTTAAGATTTAGAAAGGCGAAAACAAATTGAATCCTACCTTGGCGGCTCCCTTAAATTCATTGTGTTCTCGTAACAATTGTTCATTCTCAATACGATTTTTGCCAACGTTAGTATGCGTGGCTAAATATAATTCACCCGTCTCTCTGATCCACTCTAGTGCCTGTTTAGCAGTACGTTCAAATAAAATGTACTGATGACACTGATCCAATCGTTTTTTACGCTGTGTCCAATATTCGAGCACACGGTTCTCCTTACTGAGTAACTCTTCTAAAATACCTGGAACGTCGAAcgtaatgattcttaatatcTAGGCAATCCGTCCTTCTTTCAAAAACTTTTCATACAATATGATAAATGGTAATAGGTTACACGTTATAACTATTGTACGTTATAACCAGCGTAATATAAAACTAACTTTTAACTTTACTTTCAGAACCAACGCTGTTCGCTTGATAACTATAAAACTGAAGGCTGCGGTTTGTATACTTGAGGAATGTTTCCGCAGTTCGTCGTACCAACGTGCACGCTTTCAAGAATGCTTCCTTTTGTTCTTGATGCTTGCCGATAAGTACCGGCATTTGGCTCGCCTTTTCCCCAGCACACCAATCCTCATCTCTTTTGTATTCCCGTTCGAGACTATCTAGTACGGAACGAACTTGTTCCGCAGTCTTATAAAAATTAATGCTAGCAGTAACTAATTTGTGCCTCTCCTCCGCACACGTCACAAGTTGTTGCCACCTTTTGGTCACATCCTCAGCTACTTCTCTTATGCTCTTCGGATCATAATGATTTGCACTAACAAGCGCATCTGCTCTGTGCTTTACCTATAACAATCAATCATATGTTTTTGCTTATTCCTCCTCACGGCAGAAcgttattaaaataaaaaaaaaaaaaaaaacaagaacgcGTGCATTTACCTGAACGGCAGAAGTATGCGTTTTTTCAATAGCAACTTGAAATTGCTCATGCTCTATGCGAAGTTGTTCAGCATCCTGAAGATTTTCCGGAACTCGTAAAGAAGCCAACAACATAGCTTCTCCGTTGCGAATCCAATTGGCTACGTGTGTAGCATCGGTTTGTAGTTGGACCAACTGAGAAGTTTGCTCTAGGCGAACTCGTCTCATCTCCGCTAAGTCTTCCGCATCCATTTCCCTTTCGTTTAAAAATTCAAGAAGCACTTGTACTCTAGATGCAGCACTGTGCTGTCCATCCGCCATTATACAAACACCTGCTTGTTCCAATACCTGTGTATTACACGTAGGAAAATTGAATATGTAATTCACGATTAAAGTTAACAACATTATGAGTGACATTTCCCGTAACTCAAATTGCAATGCATTAACTATTTTTACCTGAGCAAGTTCTTGACCTTGTTGCAGAACCTGGTAAGCGGTATTCTGCATATGAGCAACACCGTCATTGTGTACACGTAATAATTGTTCCGGAGAACCTTCCCGTGGTGGACCTTGTAATTCTTGCGCCCACATCTCTAACTGTCCGCTTGCTTCTAAAGCATCTCTTTCAAATACGCGTAACCGTAGACAAAGCTCCAACCTCAATTTTCTGGTGGCCCACAACTCTTCCAACTCCTGTCTTAGTCCCGCTAGCCTGTCTAATGCAGCTTCTACAGCGGATATCTGGAAACCAATGCAGTTACCACGAAAGTGTTCTTCTGCGTATGATTATCTAAAATAAGTTTACGGTTTCCCAGAACAGCTAACGCAACAGTATGAATTGTTATTCCGCATGTAAAAATAGAACGAAAATACAAGGTAAAATTTTTACGTCTGAGACTCTGTTTTAAGTGAAATAGAATTTGAAAATTTCTTAAGTATACTCGCATACTTAATTAATTTCTGATTAAGTACGTTTAACGCGGGTATTGACTACATACACGCACAGACGCTGCAGACACAAACCAGCAATTTTGAATATATAAGAAGTTGAGGAAAGGAGAGTAGGACAACTTACAGAACCGGTAGTATCAGGAGCATCAGTTGACTCTCTAAGTTCTCGAAGCAAGGCTTCGCCCTGGACAATGGTTGACGTGCAAGCGTCCATACAAGAGAGACGATGTTGCGCACATTGTTCTAACAGTCTTTCCGCCGTTTCGAGATTCTCTGCCACTTCATCTTGTTGTAATTCTTGTCGCAACTCATCCACCCAACCACTTAACTGTTAAAATAACATACATTTCTTAAACTCTTCATTCGACATTAGTTTCTATACTTTTAATACATAATATCGATTCTACCTCTTTTTCATGTGTATAAAATACAACTGCCAAATCTAATCTTTGTCGTCGTTGCTCGACCCTTGTCGCAAAACTACGAACGTGAGCTTCTAATTCTTGTGCTACAGCGTATATTTCATCGGCAACACATTCACCCGTATGCGCCAATTCTTGCGCAGCGGTAAGTAATTTAGTGGCATTCGTATAAGTATTCTGAATAAACAAacaaaatattattcattaataTTCCTATTATTACGTACTCAGTAATTCCTGAATTATTATGTCAATCATTGAGTTACTACCTGTGCAACATTTTCAAAATGCTCATGACTTTTCTGGTACACTCTTGCTTTTTGAAGATTGCGGCCTACCCCAGTATTCTTCTGAATGAAAACTTCACCATGATTAGTTAGCCAATCCAAAACTTGCTTCACATCTTCTTGGAATAATCTGCAAATGATCAGTTATTGATTACAAATAATACAAACTACCTTAGAGAAAAACTAGTCAATACATTAACAAGATTAATCATTTTAATTTGGAAAAATgaaatatacacacacacacacacacacacatatatatatatatagagagagagagagagagagagagatacctTAATGCAAGCCGCTGATGTAATTTGACTTTTCGAGCATGCCAACGAGCTTCCAATGCCCTATGATGACCCAAAATTTGATGAATTACTGCTAATACGTGAGATGCACCCTCGCTATAGTCCGCAGCTGGATTTCCACTTACACCAGCATGTCCGTCGATGCTGTGTCCATCCTGACTCTAAACATGAATTAATCTTATTAATACAGTTGCCAAAATCTTTTGTCTCAAAGCAATTTCAGCATGTTTGTGTCGTTTATCATGCAGTGTTATAACGATCACTGTATTCTAAGCGTGCTTGTTGCAGTCTCATAAATACAAGTTGCAATATCTTGCTATATATTAGTTAATGCGAtaacaaaaaaattaaatacagaTATCTAcatgaaagaagaaaaaaagcatACTTTAAACAGGTAAACAGGTACTTTACACAGTGTGTTGTTATTCACAGTTTGCAACTTGTAGCATAGTATTATTGCAAAAGCATTTCATGCAAATCTCAGCACTTTCTCCAACAAAATAACCTACTATAAATGATTTATAAAAGAAAAATGAGAAACTAGAATTATATATGAAAACCAAAACAATAAAGATTAGTTTGCAGGCATGTACATGTACACTCGTGCACACCAATAGACGTACATGTTTTCTGGCTGTATGGTCTATCCCTTGCGGTTGATTACAGACTTGCACAAGGTGATCCAGTTGATAAAGAAGCTTCTTACTGGTACTATGCACCTAAACAACAGTAGGATTACCCAAAACCATATTTCAACTTCCGTTATGGTCATTGTTGATCGCGAACAGATACACAAGTTCATTTCACGAATTTTCGTAACGAAAAAGAACAAATCACTTGATAAGGACAAATCAATTTTTTCAAATTATTGTACGATGCATTCCGTTTCCTTCACTCACAGAGAGATAACTCTTACCATCTAGCCCTTTATCTTTCGAGACGTACAGAGTTGTCTCAGAGTAGGTAGAACAACCGAACAGATTATTTTACACAGAAAAATAAgttgaaaatataaaataaaattgcgTCGCCTTCcagaaaaatataattaaaaaatttacatAGTATTCAAAGCATTTGGCTAATTCCTTACTGAACAAATTTAATGCGAATGTCGACGAGTATTATTTCTTTCGCAAACCGATGCCCATACAATATTTACACGTTTTGAAAATTAATTCCTTTACCACTTAATTGATTTCAGATGAAGAAACTTATATCGAATACCACATAAGACGTACAAATTTTTTTCAGCTTAAAAATAGAATAATACAAACGACAGAAGGATTAAAAGTGGAAAGTTCATTAATAGCTGAATGTACTACTTTAATTCGTCGAACAATCGCTTGTGTGCAATGATGGGAGCAACAATCTATAAGCTAACAAATATAATTATGGGAACTACATTTCGATGTAATCTTTCGAGCAATAAAATGCATGCACTAGTCGCAAGAACACGTACATAGCGCATATCACAATACCAAGTGTAAGACAAAATGCATTCTAATATTTTTTTCCATTGAGCTTGAACAATTTTATGTAACTATTGTGCAGTGCTTCGAAAGGCTCTATTTCAATAGATGTGTTCGCGTGTATACATGCAGACTATCAAAagaatttttatataattatttgGATGAAAAATAAAGCTCACTAGTCAATGAAATATCTTTAAATGTATTTTATGTCTCTAGGAGACACCTTTTCGTTCAGTATCTGTGTTCTCCTTTACTGACTTTGCTAACGATTATTGAAACTGTAGTTACTGTGACCAAATACAATTACTTTTCATATGGTTACAGGTCATCTGAACAAGATGCAATAAATTATGTTCATTACGCAACACTTGATATATGATTGCTAACGAACGCAAAATTACATGCGACATTACACAAAATGTTACACTATCTACATACAATTTAGTGATACATATTACTAATACACCGAAAAAGGAATCTTTTTTATTGTGGAGAAATTCTATTGCCTGTGGCAAATCATTTATTTGATGATTTTTATGAGaactaaaattaaataaatgcaaaaaaattaattttcaaaacGTGTCAACAATGTCGATGCTCACTTGTAAATAGGACACATCAGCATCCGCATTGAATCTTTAATCAGGAGTTGACGTGTACTCGATAAATTTTTTAACTCGATTAGAAAACGAGACCTGAAAAACCTTATTCCACGTTTTCAACTTATCTTTGCATATAGAATAATTTTCTGCTTGATTGTTCAAACCAATTTGTACTCAGAAATTGGCCAAGTGCATACATGctccataaattttttaatctcCTTTTCGACTAAGTCGCAAACAAAGAAATTTTATTGCATATTTTTAACTTATTACATGTAGACTAATTTTCTGTTCGATGTTCTTCAACCTTTTCTGAGACAGTCtgcaatatttatatatatatatattctttccTTTTGTCAGACCCGCATACCAAGCACACGTCCACCGGTTAGAAGCTATAAAGACAAAGTTACTAATTCTTTCATACGTAATCGTTGCGAAACCTATCCAAGCTCGAGCCATGTGTCGAATTGAAGCCGTGACAAACTTGCAGCATCGAGCCTAGTCCACTCAAAAGTGCCTGATACGCGTCATATACCTGCCAAACATCATCATCTTTTACTAAACAGATTGGAATAGAATTCACGTCTTGTTTATGTCTCTTTGAGACTGACTTTCTTCCTGCCACGAGCCGACGAGAGCCGAAATTaacgtgtatatacatatatatgtaggtTTGTTCCAAAATAACAAAAAAAACCGAATAAAATGAACATTACACGTTCGcttgatgcgacaacgcgtacaTGTATCATGCGAACGTAGGAAGAAGCGTAAAGGCGTTACCTCTGTGTAAGCTTGACACATCGCCTCGTAAAGAGTTTGATGCTGCCGTATATGAGATTCTAAGATCGATATTTCGTTAGGCAGGTTTCCAGCATCGCAGGCTTGACTCCATCCCGTAACACTGTCGACATATTGTTCCGCTTTGTGATGAAATACAACGCTCAAACTAAGAACCGCGGTACGCTCGTCCAGACCTGCAGCGAATTCTTTCCAAGCCCGATCCAATCGTCCAGCTACTGCCCTTACGTGGCCGGCGGCGTAGTGTTGTGTTTCAAGTAGGCGACTAGCCATTGTCAAAATCTTATTTATATTCACATAGACGTTCATGGAACTCATCGTGAAATGTTTATGGTCTTCCTGCAAATTTTTAGCTAGTTGATAAGAGCGTCCAATCTCGACGTAGTTCGCCAAAAATCCTTCTCTATTGTGACAAATCCAATCAAACATTTTTTCACAATCCTGTTCAAAGAGCCTCAGTTGGAAGCATTGATCTAATTTCATTCGTTTTATACGCCACAGCTGCAAGAGGTGTCGTTTCGCGGCATGAACAGAATCCAAATGTTGAATCACTAACGCTGCCAGTGCTCGTCCATCGGGATCGGTGCCGCCTGTCGCACCACTCTCTATGCTACCACCTTCGCCACTGCTCGAGGCAATACCTGACGGCAAGTTTACCGTTCAATCCCAACGAATGTAACGAGAATAAGCTTAAATAAGAGTAAGTTTCTTACTGTTATTGAAGCGTTTTAGTAGACGCTGTCCGGCAAGATCGATATCTTCAACCGGGACTTTCAaaattttcttcttcatttcATTGTGTAAATCAATTTCGTGTTTCGCTCCAGCTACGTCATCTGCGAAATCGTTCCGATTTAGATCTTCCCGCAAGTCGTCAAATCTATCGACAAGATCAGCCGCCTGCCACGTGAAATCTTCTACAGCTAATCGCGTTTCGATCCATTGAGCATGATCATATTGCAACGATCCATCTAAGTCTGCGGTTAATTGCGATGGGTCGATTACTTTTGTCAATGCTTCGAGACTTATAGTATTTATCTGAAACAAAGAAAACCAATCTTGTTCAATCTTTTCCTACTTTCCAACGTATCTCTCTTTTATCTCCCGTATGCTGCATCTATCCTCACTTACTTCAAAATTATATTTCTTTTGCTTCGCCAATGATGTCCGTTGTTTCTGCCAAAAATTTTCAGGCTTGATGATAAAAGTAACATGGACTGATTCATGAAAATGCTCGTGTAATACCTAGAATTTACAAAATATCAATCTTCGACATTAAAAGTCTCTGTTCAAGCTTTCATTATATTAAGCTTTTATCGTTACGAGCTTAGAACTCGAGTCTGTGATCGGCAAGCTCCAAATATAATTTCAGAATATCAGATGTTGCTCTCGACAAATCAAAGAACTAGCTCGCGTTATATAATCAACTAAGCATACTTTCGACTGTTACTCAAGAAAAATTCAAAGATCATAGAGCATGATAATTAAAGTATGACCTTCAGAATTGGTTTGACAGAATCCCAAGTAGCACCACGCATATCAACAATCACAGTGAAACACAAACCCCtggcttcatcgctaggaatgGTTAACAGATATTGCAAAAGGCGACGATAGTCCTCAGGTTTGGCCCTTTCGCGCCTTGATGTAGTAGGAAAGACAAGCACGGGCCCGCCTCTGCGATCTCGACCACCTGGCAGAATCGCCAGACGTTCGTGCAGCAAAGGCAAAATGTCCAAAGCCCTTATCCCATCCATTTTTCTCCGCTCTTACACGATCAAGTCGAATCTGCCCATCAATAAGTCACCGTTACGTCAAACTATTGAAAGTTGCGCACGAACAGGGAGAAAACAAATAATCTATCGTGTAAGCAATTAATCCATAAATCTTGTCATGTCAATGCAGTACTTGGCTATGTCAATACATCACTATTGAACAGCAACAAAACGGTGAAACGGAAACGAGAAAAGACCATTGAACTTTTTTTTCTACACTTAACCATTTCGAAAATCATTTGAAAATTCAACTACGATACGTGATCGATTTTACGAAGTATCGAGCACATAAAATTGACATTATATCGACGTAGCGTTCGTCTCGCTATATTATGCCAGTATCTGGCAAAAGATCGAAATATTATCAGAACAGTTACAACCGTCATTACTATTTCAACCGTTCTACCACCATTGTCACGTTACCGAGCTAAAACTGATTTCGCTTAATCGCCAGTGTATTCGTCTAACAATACACGAATAGAGGGAAAGGCGAATAGAGACGTTCCGTTCGGCCTATTTACACGTAAATCGGACTGTCTCTTTCGATTCGATCGGTTCGCGTGCGTACGTACGAAGGTATGTACAACTACGTAGCTTAATACCGTCAGGTAAGACGACAAATCATAAACCACGGCTGAATTAAAATGTACATTGTTTCGCTCACCCGTTCGAAAGACGAATTTGATGAAACCTCGCTTGTTCCCCCGTTTTTATTTGCACCATGCAAATATCGTTCGAAGCGAGCGTGCCGCAACTCATATTGTCCGTTCTACGGTGTTAAAGCTTCTGCATTCCCGATAAATGCCAGGCTCCGTGATCACTACCTGCCAACGGCAGTCTGCCATATTTGAACTGAGACGTACAAGAAATTTTCAGTGATCTCCTCGCTCGAACGTCGTCGTACGACGTATGCATGTAAGTACGTAGAGGGTACATTAATGCTCGTTAACGCCGCGCGAGGGCAGCATACGGCTCTCAGATGTGGTTATTATTCAATGGATAGAATTTGCCATTTTTTCGAATCCTTTAACGTTATCGCATATGTGCTCTGTTTACGAATTTGTCTCTCAACAACGCGATCGATGAATTTAATGAATATGACAatgttaaaaattaaaaatatcacAATGAACAAACAGAAACAAATGTAGCAACGTGACAACTATACTTATCACTGATATTTTTTATTGTGCCTACATATGATACTTTCTTTTCGAGTATAACGATGCAATTAAAATTGGTCGACGAAAGTTTGCTTTCTTCCTGAATAAAGCTTTATCAATTGTAATGTGGCGAGTGATTTCTATGTAAATACGATTTTAACGCTGTTTGAATTTAACATGAGACTCGTGCTTGTGTTAGTGTCGTGCGAAACGTTTACACTCTGAAAGATTGCACTTATGTTTGTGTAATTGTTAAGGGTATGttatttcttaaatttaagtcATCGATGAGAGGACAGTGAGAATTTAAAGGATTGTTGTCGATATTTAAAAACGTTTCTTATTCGATGAGATTTTTAAGCggataataataattttctgtCAATTTGCTTCGAATATTTTGGTACTGATGGATTATCGACACACATTTATCGTTTTTATTTCTTCTACTTGTTCGTTCTAGCTATGGATGAATGGACATAACTTTTTTCTTATAATCGAAGAAATATTTGCATTCGTTTCATTAAAAAAACTTGTATTTTCATATGGTA
This genomic interval from Xylocopa sonorina isolate GNS202 chromosome 18, iyXylSono1_principal, whole genome shotgun sequence contains the following:
- the Trio gene encoding trio Rho guanine nucleotide exchange factor isoform X9 — its product is MDGIRALDILPLLHERLAILPGGRDRRGGPVLVFPTTSRRERAKPEDYRRLLQYLLTIPSDEARGLCFTVIVDMRGATWDSVKPILKVLHEHFHESVHVTFIIKPENFWQKQRTSLAKQKKYNFEINTISLEALTKVIDPSQLTADLDGSLQYDHAQWIETRLAVEDFTWQAADLVDRFDDLREDLNRNDFADDVAGAKHEIDLHNEMKKKILKVPVEDIDLAGQRLLKRFNNSIASSSGEGGSIESGATGGTDPDGRALAALVIQHLDSVHAAKRHLLQLWRIKRMKLDQCFQLRLFEQDCEKMFDWICHNREGFLANYVEIGRSYQLAKNLQEDHKHFTMSSMNVYVNINKILTMASRLLETQHYAAGHVRAVAGRLDRAWKEFAAGLDERTAVLSLSVVFHHKAEQYVDSVTGWSQACDAGNLPNEISILESHIRQHQTLYEAMCQAYTEVYDAYQALLSGLGSMLQVCHGFNSTHGSSLDRFRNDYVHSTSKKLLYQLDHLVQVCNQPQGIDHTARKHSQDGHSIDGHAGVSGNPAADYSEGASHVLAVIHQILGHHRALEARWHARKVKLHQRLALRLFQEDVKQVLDWLTNHGEVFIQKNTGVGRNLQKARVYQKSHEHFENVAQNTYTNATKLLTAAQELAHTGECVADEIYAVAQELEAHVRSFATRVEQRRQRLDLAVVFYTHEKELSGWVDELRQELQQDEVAENLETAERLLEQCAQHRLSCMDACTSTIVQGEALLRELRESTDAPDTTGSISAVEAALDRLAGLRQELEELWATRKLRLELCLRLRVFERDALEASGQLEMWAQELQGPPREGSPEQLLRVHNDGVAHMQNTAYQVLQQGQELAQVLEQAGVCIMADGQHSAASRVQVLLEFLNEREMDAEDLAEMRRVRLEQTSQLVQLQTDATHVANWIRNGEAMLLASLRVPENLQDAEQLRIEHEQFQVAIEKTHTSAVQVKHRADALVSANHYDPKSIREVAEDVTKRWQQLVTCAEERHKLVTASINFYKTAEQVRSVLDSLEREYKRDEDWCAGEKASQMPVLIGKHQEQKEAFLKACTLVRRTAETFLKYTNRSLQFYSYQANSVGSESKVKSILEELLSKENRVLEYWTQRKKRLDQCHQYILFERTAKQALEWIRETGELYLATHTNVGKNRIENEQLLREHNEFKGAAKETRERVKLLIQLADNLVEKGHAHAAAIKQSVAEVDQRYKDFSTRMDCYKTQIEDDLGIQSDDGQKDLSIDRNSDPLLEEKIKGKDLKELNEEKRRSARRKEFIMAELLQTERTYVKDLETCIRCFLEETRCGKGNVPPGLQCRESVIFSNMEEIHHFHSNIFLRELEKYETMPEDVGHCFVTWAPKFDMYVTYCKNKPESNQLLVTHGGTWFEELQRKHRVEHPIAAYLIKPVQRITKYQLLLKDLQACCQEGQGEIKDGLEVMLNVPKKANDALHLSMLEGCDVRIDTLGDVVLQDSFTVWDPKQLIRKGRDRHIFLFELYLLFSKEVKDSAGKVKYIYKSRLMTSELGVTEHIEGDECKFAVWTGRAPTSDTRVVLRANSMDAKQLWVKRLREVIQETYFSLSMPKSPAKKSSSQRSSRDLEECASLDDSVENLDRNSLASFGSTNTTDSDKTGVAEVTWVIADHSAAPGSKELTVTKGQQVEVLENGSNISGVNTSEWTHVRLLVAPGQVDPPPEGLVPTSALKQPPPVSSKTSPSRKVAGQQQQQQQQQSQSHYHQQQLSSQDQNIAFSGGVATSVSSSAAGTAGSSASVAVGATPSGLSIQNVVPPVLPDETESIIANDGCGAANTSSPGNKRRGFPGRKWLPPPLRKLSQGKVEKSPPTTTPTSTPTATSTATSVLPLAERPSLKKNVSEKRFKLPSGVKQTRPYRPAAPASINTLITATASMRVSASVSEADLDTELEAGVEVEEEEGETEQSEPELEEDTPEPDYVETLTYSEQNGADDAEEELELPPPMKPITEPILVATANGASGSAITTEGCGKSRTSERSTKILDGATTADLAEIEQIVKERMEQHTGNQERQSLMRTPSGKSSNIAYDGDEDCEEGSLSTSVNTGATTTTAAATTTVMPAVTTMATATTSSPGHVNQEECDPECATLAKRQFVIRELVDTEKDYINDLKQIVDGYMSCMRDPECQIPLPDDLRGGKDKMVFGNIEAIYEWHRDFFLKALERCLERPEELGPLFKRYERKLHMYVVYCQNKPVSEYIVSEYLDTYFEDLRQKLGHRLQLCDLLIKPVQRITKYQLLLREALRLTERTQRISEIEGLRAAVHVMRIIPKAANDMMDVARLQGFDGKITAQGKLLLHGPLLVSELSSILQSKGKEWQVFLFEQNIIFSEAVGKKTQFTSPAYIYKAHIQVNKMSLEEYYDDPEKFVIRSTDPRKPGLGFSCSAIEENGPRKQEWVDTITAILQTQRDFLKAIQSPIAYQKELTKDPFRGVSPESPCRGNVLSTVSSTVPSVSKTNEEERSEIVTGASTSKALATATEATALTTTSLLQRSRTGGSNQDPPQTPSPSKSRLNFLDGFRSTLRPRSPVRNNSVPTGTSSVKRLYCALSYQCSVALSLFYRY